Within Sporosarcina sp. PTS2304, the genomic segment TTCCTAGCACTCCACAATCTCTCGACCACCAGTAGAATGAACAATCGATTAGCTCGAATTTCATTTGCTGGCATCATTTAAGATACTCAATTTGTTTGTGTCATGCACAAACTTGTATTTCGTTAACGTTTTGCTGTTCAGTTTTCAAGGTTCAGTTTATTAAGTAATATGGAGCGGGTGAAGGGAATCGAACCCTCATCATCAGCTTGGAAGGCTGAGGTTTTACCACTAAACTACACCCGCATATAAGAATTGTATGGTTAGAATGTTTGGTGCGGTAAAGAGGACTTGAACCTCCACGGGGTTAACCCCCACTAGGCCCTCAACCTAGCGCGTCTGCCATTCCGCCACTACCGCTCTGTTTTAGCGACATTCTCTATTATACATGACCGCTTTTCAAAGTCAAGTACTTTTTTAAAAAATGGTGAGCCGTACAGGATTCGAACCTGTGACCCTCTGATTAAAAGTCAGATGCTCTACCAACTGAGCTAACGGCTCGTTTTAATAGTAGTAAAACGATTAATCCAAATACCTTATTTCGTTTCCATAACTACTGTTATGAAATTGGCTGGGGTAGCTGGATTCGAACCAACGAATGACGGAGTCAAAGTCCGTTGCCTTACCGCTTGGCTATACCCCACTAATGATATATCAAACATATCTTTAGGCATTCGTTTGTAAAAGTGACCCCTACGGGATTCGAACCCGTGATACCGCCGTGAAAGGGCGGTGTCTTAACCGCTTGACCAAGGGGCCGTAGTTATAATGTCTGTCGAATGTGTTAACATTTTGTTGCGCTTGTCTCACTCGACTTTTACTATTATAGACAGGCACATTCATTTCGTCAACTGTTTTTATTAAAGTTTTTAAAATAACTTTTTATATGCTGTAGGAACATTGATATAACAGCATTCCCGATGGTATTAGTTTTTCCATTTTTAACTTCTCACCTTACATATTTATTGCAAACAATAAAACAAACGACCAAATCATCATGACTTGGTCGCCTGTTTACTGAACTTTATAAATCTCTCCAGAACACTTTCCGCAACGAAATTTTCGACAATCCATTCTTCTACGTCTTGGATATTCAAAATCGCAACTCTTACAACGATAAATATGTAAGACTGAATTTTTCATTGACCGTTCAGCAAGCGGCTTACAATGACGCGGAGAATTGGTGTTTTGCAATAACTGTTTAAAATCATCGTCTCCATGTTTATATCCTTTTCCTTCTATATGAAGATGGTAATGGCCGAACTCATGTTTAATAATTCCAATCAATTCTTGCTCGTCATGAAGTTGTATGACGAGCGGGTTAATTTCGATAAAATGATTAGTAAGCATATATCGACCGCCTGTTGTACGCAGTCTTTTATTGAATATCGCTTGATGCACAAATGGTTTATGAAAAACATCTCTTGATATACGTTCGACGAGTAGCTGTAATTCTTTGTTTTCCATTATTTTTTCGGCGGCAACATAGTTAATGCTATTCGGCCTTTTTGACGATCTACTGAATCGATCCACACGGTGACTATGTCGCCTGAAGCTACTACATCTAGAGGATGTTTAACGAATCCTTTTTTCAGTTTTGAAATATGCACTAATCCATCTTCTGAAACACCGATATCAACGAATGCTCCAAAATCAACGACATTACGAACAGTGCCCTGCAATTCCATTCCTTCATGTACGTCTTTAATATCAAGTACGTCTGCTTTCAACAACGGCTGAGGGTAGTCATCTCGCGGGTCTCTATTCGGGCGTTGCAACGTTTGAATAATGTCTTGCAACGTTATTTCTCCTACATCTAGTTGTGCAGCTAATTTCGCAGTGTCTACTTTTTCAAGAACGTCCGTCGCTTCTGGTGTACCGAGCTGAGATTTTTGTATTCCTAGTTCTTGTAATAGTAACTCCGCAACTTTATAACTTTCTGGGTGAATTCCGGTTGAATCAAAACGTTCTTTAGATTCAGGTATACGCAGAAAGCCGATTGCTTGTTCATACGTCTTCGCCCCCAGTCTCGGAACTTTCTTCAAATCTGTTCGCTTAGTAAACATTCCTGCCTCTTCTCTTGCTTTGACAATATTTTCTGCAACTGTTTTGGATAGTCCTGAAACATATTGCAAAAGAGAAGAAGAAGCTGTGTTTACGTTAACACCCACCCGGTTCACTGCAGTTTCAACGACAAACGATAAAGACTCTGTCAGATTTTTCTTCGCTACATCGTGCTGGTATTGACCGACACCTATAGATTCCGGATCGATTTTGACGAGTTCGGAAAGCGGGTCTTGCAAACGGCGAGCGATG encodes:
- a CDS encoding SprT family protein; translation: MENKELQLLVERISRDVFHKPFVHQAIFNKRLRTTGGRYMLTNHFIEINPLVIQLHDEQELIGIIKHEFGHYHLHIEGKGYKHGDDDFKQLLQNTNSPRHCKPLAERSMKNSVLHIYRCKSCDFEYPRRRRMDCRKFRCGKCSGEIYKVQ